From the Desulfarculaceae bacterium genome, one window contains:
- a CDS encoding sensor domain-containing diguanylate cyclase: protein MAPYLEVLDGGNERLTIDQVSSEPWRRRFKPLGGPGLVTPSSDLRVHWLRFTAYAPLGASAAKTTWLIATDYVYLDNINFYRPAPDGWEVIKTGLGRPFSARELVNRSFVFTLPRTDQGPFTCYMRLNTKGFYPLHFRVWSLPAFIAHSTKENYFFAICYGVLLSMIAFNLFISISLRDRIYFYYVGYILFALASMAFLHGQATALWDFGTQGFVRVLWAIMGLFTAFAYLFMRGILETKRLAPRLDKLLMFGFGYGLGITAAGLLDLPWVSRWLTLGSGVFSPWLALTAGLISLRRGVAAARYFLLAWGVLALAVVIFVIQELGPLQGEYWARNSLLAGTALEAILLSLALAARIRTLREERKVLAESETKFKNLSYTDGLTGLFNKRFFALHLEQALRQGQASEERPCLLFIDLDDFKLFNDTYGHDQGDLVLKSLAEVITDSVRSNDMPCRWGGEEFAVILLGATLESATAIAERIRQRFAQNALSLNGVEVRQTLSAGLARAHKGETADSLIRRADQALYQAKRAGKNQLYVSSAA, encoded by the coding sequence TTGGCCCCCTACTTGGAAGTGTTGGATGGAGGGAATGAGCGGCTCACCATTGACCAGGTGAGTTCGGAACCTTGGAGGCGGCGGTTCAAGCCTTTGGGGGGACCGGGTCTGGTGACCCCTTCCAGCGACCTCAGGGTGCATTGGTTGCGCTTCACCGCCTATGCGCCCCTAGGCGCCAGTGCCGCCAAGACCACCTGGCTGATCGCCACCGACTATGTCTATCTGGACAATATCAACTTTTATAGGCCGGCTCCCGATGGATGGGAGGTGATCAAGACCGGGCTAGGCCGCCCTTTCAGCGCCCGCGAACTGGTCAACCGGAGCTTCGTTTTCACCCTGCCCCGAACCGATCAGGGGCCGTTCACCTGTTATATGCGTTTGAACACCAAAGGGTTCTATCCCCTGCATTTTCGCGTCTGGTCCCTGCCCGCCTTCATCGCCCACTCCACCAAGGAGAACTACTTTTTCGCCATTTGTTATGGCGTGCTGCTAAGCATGATCGCCTTCAACCTGTTCATCAGCATTTCGCTCAGGGACCGGATCTATTTTTATTACGTGGGCTACATCCTGTTCGCCTTGGCCAGCATGGCCTTTTTGCATGGCCAGGCAACCGCCCTCTGGGACTTCGGCACCCAGGGATTTGTGCGTGTCCTCTGGGCCATCATGGGGCTATTCACCGCCTTTGCGTATCTGTTCATGCGGGGGATCCTCGAGACCAAGCGCCTGGCCCCCCGCCTAGACAAGCTGCTCATGTTCGGCTTTGGCTACGGCCTGGGCATCACGGCGGCCGGCCTGCTGGACCTGCCCTGGGTCAGCCGCTGGCTTACCCTGGGGAGCGGCGTTTTCTCGCCCTGGCTGGCCCTGACCGCGGGCCTGATAAGCCTGCGCCGCGGGGTGGCGGCGGCCCGCTACTTCCTATTGGCCTGGGGAGTGCTGGCCCTGGCGGTGGTCATCTTTGTCATTCAGGAGCTGGGGCCCCTGCAAGGAGAGTATTGGGCCCGCAATTCCCTCCTGGCCGGCACGGCCTTGGAGGCGATCCTGTTGTCCCTGGCCCTGGCCGCGCGCATCAGGACCCTCAGGGAAGAGCGAAAGGTTTTGGCCGAGAGCGAGACCAAGTTCAAAAACCTCAGCTACACCGACGGCCTTACCGGGTTGTTCAACAAACGGTTCTTTGCCCTGCACCTGGAACAAGCCCTGCGCCAAGGCCAAGCTTCTGAGGAACGCCCTTGCCTCCTGTTCATCGATCTGGATGACTTCAAGCTCTTCAATGACACTTATGGCCATGACCAGGGCGACCTGGTGCTCAAGAGCCTTGCCGAAGTGATTACAGACAGTGTGCGCTCCAACGACATGCCTTGCCGCTGGGGCGGCGAGGAGTTCGCGGTGATTCTGCTCGGGGCAACCCTGGAATCGGCAACCGCCATCGCGGAGCGCATTCGTCAGCGCTTCGCCCAAAACGCGCTTTCGCTCAACGGGGTAGAGGTGCGGCAAACCCTCAGTGCCGGCCTGGCCCGGGCGCATAAAGGCGAAACCGCCGACAGCCTCATCCGGCGCGCCGACCAGGCGCTTTACCAAGCAAAGCGGGCCGGCAAAAACCAGCTCTACGTGAGCAGCGCCGCCTGA
- a CDS encoding mechanosensitive ion channel family protein, protein MIQFAEEAWHWLLVHHWVLALVFMVLAVAAALLVDLLLTKVIRGFTRWTKTTIDDEILTFLHGPIRTSVLLLVSLAAMDLLLAEHPWKGRLINVAYTALVVMWTIYLIRTSRAVFNAFKQRHRKDAAPRQLLPLLDNLVILLLLVHGGYWLFKVWHINVTPLLASAGIATAAVALASKDTLANLFGGVSVLVDHPYRLNDYIVLSTGERGEVVDIGIRSTRILTRDDVLITVPNSIMSTTTIINESGRVPRFRVRVGVGVGYDSDPDLVEATLLAVCEDLSEILPSPKPRVRFREFGDSSLNYQLLAWIHDPGDRGRIIHELNTRILKAFRQAGIEIPFPQRVISYHPRDGKLEGRVAVTEVSGKPAPAPGADG, encoded by the coding sequence ATGATCCAATTCGCGGAAGAAGCCTGGCACTGGCTGCTGGTCCATCACTGGGTGTTGGCCTTGGTCTTCATGGTCTTGGCCGTGGCGGCCGCCTTACTGGTTGACCTGCTGCTCACCAAGGTCATCAGGGGCTTCACCCGCTGGACCAAGACCACCATCGACGACGAGATCCTCACCTTCCTGCACGGCCCCATCCGCACCTCGGTGCTCCTGCTGGTATCCCTGGCGGCCATGGATCTGCTCCTGGCCGAGCACCCCTGGAAGGGCCGCCTGATCAACGTGGCCTACACCGCCTTGGTGGTGATGTGGACCATCTACCTGATCCGCACCAGCCGGGCGGTGTTCAACGCCTTCAAGCAGCGCCACCGCAAGGACGCCGCGCCCCGTCAGCTTCTGCCCCTGTTGGACAACCTGGTCATACTGCTCCTGCTGGTGCACGGCGGCTATTGGCTGTTCAAGGTGTGGCACATCAACGTGACCCCCTTGCTGGCCTCGGCGGGCATCGCCACCGCCGCCGTGGCCCTGGCCTCCAAGGACACCCTGGCCAACCTTTTCGGCGGGGTCAGCGTGCTGGTTGACCATCCCTACCGCCTGAACGACTACATCGTCCTCAGTACGGGCGAAAGGGGCGAGGTGGTGGACATCGGCATCCGCTCCACCCGCATCCTCACCCGCGACGACGTGCTCATCACCGTGCCCAACAGCATCATGAGCACCACCACCATAATCAACGAGAGTGGCCGGGTGCCCCGTTTCCGGGTGCGGGTGGGGGTGGGGGTGGGCTACGACTCGGACCCGGACTTGGTAGAAGCAACGCTGCTGGCGGTGTGCGAAGACCTGAGCGAAATACTGCCCAGCCCCAAGCCTAGGGTGCGCTTCCGGGAGTTCGGGGACTCCTCGCTCAACTACCAGCTCCTGGCCTGGATTCACGACCCCGGCGACCGAGGACGCATCATCCACGAACTCAACACCCGCATCCTCAAGGCCTTCCGCCAGGCGGGCATCGAGATTCCCTTCCCCCAGCGGGTCATCTCCTATCACCCCCGCGACGGCAAGCTGGAGGGCCGGGTGGCGGTGACCGAAGTTTCAGGAAAACCGGCCCCCGCACCCGGCGCGGACGGCTAG
- a CDS encoding sensor domain-containing diguanylate cyclase, which yields MPPASNLPTVDILNSLHEGLYVLDRDRNIVFWNQGAEKIAGFSAEEVLGYSCADNILTHVDDEGSNLCHGACPVAQTLEDGQFREAEVYLHHKEGHRVPVVVRVTPLLDDEGRVVGAVEVFADNSMRREERLRMSELEKMALLDGLTQLPNRRYMEQMLLSRLSEFQRAELSFGILMMDLDHFKLVNDTHGHNVGDEVLRTVSRTLDEVSRPYDLVGRWGGEEFLALLPNIDRHNLFKVGERYRAMVEQTRTECAQGDVCVTISAGAASVRPGDSLESLVERADQQLYQAKEAGRNRVFLD from the coding sequence ATGCCACCTGCCAGCAATCTCCCTACGGTTGACATTCTCAACTCTTTACACGAGGGCCTATACGTCCTGGATCGGGATCGCAACATAGTTTTCTGGAACCAGGGCGCCGAAAAAATAGCCGGTTTCAGCGCCGAAGAGGTGCTGGGCTATAGCTGCGCCGACAACATCCTGACTCATGTGGACGACGAGGGCAGCAACCTTTGCCACGGCGCCTGTCCGGTGGCCCAAACCCTGGAGGATGGCCAGTTCCGCGAGGCCGAAGTGTATTTGCACCACAAGGAGGGGCACCGGGTTCCGGTGGTGGTGCGGGTCACCCCCTTGTTGGATGACGAGGGCCGCGTGGTCGGCGCGGTGGAGGTATTTGCCGACAACTCCATGCGCCGCGAGGAACGCCTGCGCATGAGCGAGCTGGAAAAGATGGCCCTGTTGGACGGCCTCACCCAGTTGCCCAACCGGCGCTATATGGAACAGATGCTCCTGTCACGCCTGTCCGAGTTCCAGCGTGCCGAATTGTCCTTCGGGATACTCATGATGGACCTGGACCACTTCAAGCTGGTCAACGACACCCATGGTCACAACGTAGGCGACGAGGTGCTGCGCACCGTGTCGCGCACCTTGGACGAAGTCTCGCGGCCTTACGACTTGGTGGGGCGTTGGGGCGGCGAGGAATTTTTGGCCCTGCTGCCCAACATAGACCGGCACAACCTTTTCAAGGTGGGCGAGCGCTACCGGGCCATGGTGGAGCAAACCCGCACCGAATGCGCGCAGGGCGATGTGTGCGTGACTATCTCGGCGGGAGCAGCCTCGGTACGTCCGGGTGACAGCCTGGAATCGCTGGTGGAGCGGGCCGACCAGCAGCTCTACCAAGCCAAGGAAGCTGGCCGCAACCGGGTTTTTCTGGATTGA
- a CDS encoding integration host factor subunit alpha, with protein MALTKENIISQVYETTQLPKNRSREVVETALELMKKTLEDGEDLLVSGFGKFMVKDKKARRGRNPQTREDLRLRARRVVVFKTSGVLRRRINEAAGLEDE; from the coding sequence TTGGCGCTGACCAAAGAGAACATTATCAGCCAGGTATACGAGACCACCCAGTTGCCCAAGAACCGCTCCCGCGAGGTGGTGGAAACGGCCTTGGAACTGATGAAAAAGACCCTCGAGGATGGCGAGGATCTCCTGGTCAGCGGATTTGGCAAGTTCATGGTCAAGGACAAGAAGGCCCGCCGGGGCCGCAACCCCCAGACCCGCGAGGACCTGCGCCTTCGGGCCCGCCGGGTGGTGGTGTTCAAGACCTCCGGCGTGCTGCGCCGGCGCATCAACGAGGCCGCCGGGCTGGAAGACGAATAG
- a CDS encoding septal ring lytic transglycosylase RlpA family protein: MHSGRRAHNTLIALMALFLLAAGCGPKVVPPPPAGRDLPKGRPYTVLGRTYQPYLSAKGYEERGLASWYGPQFHGRLTSNGEVYDMHKMTAAHKLLPLGTWVEVTNLNNHKSAVVRINDRGPFVDGRIIDLSKAAAGKLGVIGPGTAPVLVRALGTRPPGASPPPASAPTAMVKLGPFTVQVGAFTSESNAWRLAAVLRPTFGEVNVVDFNRGDVVFKRVRVGKLESLPEAEKLQARLRQIGYKQAFVVAY, encoded by the coding sequence ATGCACTCAGGCCGCCGCGCCCACAACACCCTGATCGCCCTAATGGCGCTTTTTCTCCTGGCCGCCGGCTGCGGCCCCAAGGTGGTGCCCCCGCCCCCGGCGGGACGCGACCTGCCCAAAGGACGGCCCTACACCGTTTTGGGCCGCACCTACCAGCCCTACCTCTCAGCCAAAGGCTACGAGGAGCGCGGCCTGGCCTCCTGGTACGGCCCCCAGTTCCATGGCCGCCTGACCTCCAACGGCGAGGTCTACGACATGCACAAGATGACCGCCGCCCACAAGCTGTTGCCCCTGGGCACTTGGGTGGAGGTGACCAACCTGAACAACCACAAAAGCGCCGTGGTGCGCATCAACGACCGGGGGCCTTTCGTGGACGGCCGCATCATAGATTTGTCCAAGGCCGCGGCGGGCAAGCTGGGGGTGATCGGCCCGGGCACCGCGCCGGTGTTGGTGCGAGCCCTGGGCACCCGCCCGCCCGGCGCCTCCCCTCCCCCTGCTTCGGCTCCCACCGCCATGGTCAAGCTGGGGCCCTTCACCGTGCAGGTGGGCGCCTTCACCAGCGAGAGCAACGCCTGGCGTCTGGCCGCCGTGCTGCGCCCCACCTTCGGCGAGGTCAACGTGGTTGATTTCAACCGGGGCGACGTGGTGTTCAAGCGGGTGCGGGTGGGCAAGCTGGAGAGCCTGCCCGAGGCCGAAAAACTACAGGCCCGCTTGCGCCAGATCGGCTACAAGCAGGCCTTTGTAGTGGCTTATTAG
- a CDS encoding lysophospholipase has product MQQGEEFNFRAGDLTLAGRLHRPKGAPRSMAIISHGLESSMASAKLTRLAQALAEAGHLAYRFDHSGCGISPGDLSRTSLTVRRDELLAAVDALKAAEPGLPLVYMGSSFGGTTALLAGDIEPPACSLHWSTPWDFEPLFNTIANPPERPPFRDLVRDVPRHDLEAVLARTERAFLVHGELDEVVPVGQSRWALGILREPKELLVLPAADHRLSELADQDQAMAASLAWVDRCLG; this is encoded by the coding sequence ATGCAACAAGGCGAGGAGTTCAACTTCAGGGCCGGCGACCTGACCCTGGCCGGACGCCTGCACCGCCCCAAGGGCGCGCCCCGCTCCATGGCCATAATCTCCCACGGCCTAGAGTCCTCCATGGCCTCGGCCAAGCTGACCCGCCTGGCCCAGGCGCTGGCCGAGGCCGGGCACCTGGCCTACCGCTTCGACCACTCCGGCTGCGGCATATCCCCCGGCGACCTGAGCCGCACCTCGCTAACCGTGCGGCGCGACGAGCTACTGGCCGCCGTGGACGCGCTCAAGGCCGCCGAGCCCGGCCTGCCCCTGGTGTACATGGGCTCGTCCTTTGGCGGCACCACCGCCCTGCTGGCCGGGGACATCGAGCCGCCCGCCTGCTCTTTGCACTGGTCCACGCCCTGGGACTTCGAGCCCCTGTTCAACACCATCGCCAACCCGCCCGAACGGCCGCCTTTCCGCGACTTGGTGCGCGACGTGCCCCGGCACGACCTCGAGGCCGTCCTGGCTCGCACGGAGCGCGCCTTTTTGGTGCACGGCGAATTGGATGAGGTGGTGCCCGTGGGTCAGTCGCGCTGGGCTTTGGGCATTCTGCGCGAGCCCAAGGAACTGCTGGTGCTGCCGGCCGCGGACCACCGCCTCAGCGAGCTGGCGGACCAGGACCAGGCCATGGCCGCCTCCCTGGCCTGGGTAGACCGCTGTCTGGGCTAG